Genomic window (Egicoccus halophilus):
TCCGCGTCGCGAACCGGCGTGACCCCGGTGCGGAGGTACGCCTGACGGGCCGGGCGGAGACTCGCCTCGCCGCCCGCTGCTGACCGCGCGGCAGGGGCGGTCAGCGTCGCCGTGCGCGCCAGGTCCGCCACGCCCCGGTCGACCAGAGCGCCCAGGCGACCAGCACCGGCTGGAAGAACAGACGCACGAAGCGGGCCTGGTCGGTGTCCAGCCCGAAGCCGTCGGTGCCTTCGAGGTACTGCGCGATGTTGCCCGGGAAGATCGCCACGAAGAACGCGGCGGTGACCCACCCGACCTGGGGACGCTTGCGTCCGGAGAGCAGGGCCAGCCCGAGCGCGATCTCGGCGAAGCCGGAGCCGAGCACCACCAGGTCCTGGTCGACCGGCACCCACTCGGGGACCTGGGCCTGGAACTCCTCGCGACCGATGGTGAGGTGGCTGGTCCCCGCGAAGGTCAGGAACCCGCCGAGCACCCAACGGACGACGTTGCGCAGCGTGCCGCCAGCGGCGTGGGCCGCCTCGCCGGTCGCGTCGTCGGCGGTGGCCTCAGCACCGG
Coding sequences:
- a CDS encoding MauE/DoxX family redox-associated membrane protein — protein: MRNVVRWVLGGFLTFAGTSHLTIGREEFQAQVPEWVPVDQDLVVLGSGFAEIALGLALLSGRKRPQVGWVTAAFFVAIFPGNIAQYLEGTDGFGLDTDQARFVRLFFQPVLVAWALWSTGAWRTWRARRR